Genomic window (Phragmites australis chromosome 5, lpPhrAust1.1, whole genome shotgun sequence):
GTCTCAATCGTAGCTCTGCTGGAAATTGTTCATAGCGACCAGGCAATGTATTCACCGTCACCTGAGAAATACAAGAGGTACGAATACTTGTATGAACGTTGCACAAATCTCAAAAGGGATCAATGAGGTAGGTGAGTGATCATCAGCCTATATACTCACCTTGTATATTGAGCTTTTCGAAAGCATAATTCTTTTAGCATGTTATTGTAACCGTACACATGagtttaaaaatttataaagctATGCCAAAAAATACCTTAATCTGCTCGCAAAAAAGCACAGTTAATCACATGCGGCACGCGCCATTACGAATATTTGGAAATCGAAATCCTAATCCAGCGCCCAAacacgaaaaaaaaaaaatccattttcgCAATCCCTCCCGTCGTCCCGCGCTCTTTTACTTTCACCGCGAAACCAAACCAAACTGCCAAGCTGGCGCGGCaccagaaaaaaaattcaaaaaccatTTCCGTCCACTGATCTGTAGGCCCATTGATCCTCCCAACCAAAGGCAGCCAATAGGAACCCATCGCTCCCCATCACGCGGATCGCCACCCCTTCCCACCTCATCTTCGCCGTCCATCCACATCCGAAAAAATTCCCGGCTCCCGGCTCCCGGCTCCCGGCTCCCGGCTCCTCCCCCGCTCCCCCCTACAAATAAATACCCTCCCAAAGCCACCGCCTGCAATCACCTCCAGCTCGCTAGAATTCACTCCAAATCCTCCCCAGCTTCCCCACCGGCTCCCAACAAGCACCGATGGCTCGCACGAAGCAGACGGCGCGCAAGTCGACCGGAGGCAAGGCCCCCCGCAAGCAGCTGGCGACCAAGGCGGCGCGCAAGTCGGCGCCGGCCACGGGCGGCGTGAAGAAGCCACACCGCTTCCGCCCCGGCACCGTCGCGCTCAGGGAGATCCGCAAGTACCAGAAGAGCACGGAGCTGCTGATCCGCAAGCTCCCCTTCCAGCGCCTCGTCCGGGAGATCGCGCAGGACTTCAAGACCGACCTCCGCTTCCAGTcgtccgccgtcgccgcgctgcAGGAGGCCGCCGAGGCGTACCTGGTGGGGCTCTTTGAGGACACCAATCTCTGCGCCATCCACGCCAAGCGCGTTACCATCATGCCCAAGGACATCCAGCTCGCGCGCCGCATCAGGGGCGAGAGGGCCTGACCGAGCTCCCGTCGTCATCTCCATCGCCATCGTTTCCTTCTACTCCGAGTGTCGGCTTCTAGGATCTATGCTTCTCTTGGGTTCCTTGTGGTGGCATGTTAGTATCAGTATGGTTGTTCGTGGTGCTAGGAGAATTTCAGTCGCTGGGTAACCTGCTTGTTTATCTTGCAATGCTGTAATGGTGGTTTCTTATCTTAATGGAAATGAAACTTGACTTGGAAATCCTATCTGAAAGATGTTCCCAGTCTCATTAGCATGTTCGGTATCTGAATTTGGTGTCACGAGCTCTCTTAGATTCTGTGCTACCGGTGCCATTTCAATTTTTTGTGACCACTATTTTGTTAGGTTTTGTAATGTGGTGACGGTTTGAATGTTGTGCGATCACCACATTGAAATCTTCGTGGCGCTTGGATACCTTTTGGGTGGATTTTGTGTTGCCGTATGTTTTGGATTCAGTAAACAACATTTTGTTTGGGTTAAGCTTCAGGCAAACCATGTTCACAAATTGCCATTCAGGGAAGCCATTGTTTCAGGATTTTGCTTCACATACATCTGATCAATTTAGGACGACACGTTTCAGGCATTTGAGCAAAGTAATCATAATCTGACTTTAAAACTTGCACAGATATCTACTTACACAAAAAAGGTCATTACAAGACTATGAAAAACTCGCGCATAAGAACTAAGGGGCTGTTTGTGTAGAACGAGAGGACTCAGAGAAAGAAGAATCCAGCACACTGATGTATTGATCATGTGAGATATCTATACAAGTGTACAAGCACGGTAGAGCTGCTAACCGTGATCTAGTGGCATGAGAATAACCGTGATCTAGTGTACAAGCAACGTCAGAAGTAATATAAGGTAGTTGGCCTTAACAAGTTAGAAATATGGCACTTGACCTCTAGGCAATATAAGTAACTCATGTTAATCAGTGTAGGTAACATAATTAACTCGAAGTTGAGCAATTTAATCTGATCGTCACATCTCCTATAGCAGGTGGGC
Coding sequences:
- the LOC133919052 gene encoding histone H3.2, coding for MARTKQTARKSTGGKAPRKQLATKAARKSAPATGGVKKPHRFRPGTVALREIRKYQKSTELLIRKLPFQRLVREIAQDFKTDLRFQSSAVAALQEAAEAYLVGLFEDTNLCAIHAKRVTIMPKDIQLARRIRGERA